One region of Mycolicibacterium rhodesiae NBB3 genomic DNA includes:
- a CDS encoding SHOCT domain-containing protein: protein MMYGTDDCMWGGWGWGGWILMGVVMVLLSAALITAVVLAVRHLAGSDAQRNRTDSGTWSRPENALAQRFARGDIDEDEYLRRMTLLREHQEPR, encoded by the coding sequence ATGATGTACGGCACAGACGACTGCATGTGGGGCGGTTGGGGATGGGGCGGCTGGATCCTCATGGGCGTGGTGATGGTGCTGTTGTCGGCCGCCCTGATCACCGCGGTCGTGCTGGCCGTTCGGCATCTCGCCGGTAGCGATGCACAGCGCAACCGCACGGATTCAGGGACCTGGTCGCGGCCGGAAAATGCTCTAGCCCAACGGTTTGCGCGCGGCGACATCGATGAGGATGAGTATCTGCGGCGGATGACGCTGCTGCGCGAACACCAGGAACCGCGATGA
- a CDS encoding heavy metal translocating P-type ATPase, with protein sequence MSNTCGCGGDEADVSEQSEEQAESLWQVRELQFAAVAGVFLLAELIAGGAGAPPTVVLTLEALALVVGAYTFVPSTLKRLAKGRIGVGTLMTIAAVGAVLLGEVGEAAMLAFLFSISEGLEEYSLARTRRGLRALLSLVPDQATVLRDDTEMVVSSSELRVGDRMLVKPGERIATDGIIRNGRTALDVSAITGESVPVEAEPGHEVFAGSINGTGVLEVEVTTTSEDNSLARIVKIVEAEQSRKGASQRLADRIAKPLVPGVMIAAALIAVIGSLLGDPAVWIERALVVLVAASPCALAISVPVTVVAAIGAASKLGALVKGGAALEALGAVRGVALDKTGTLTANRPAVIEVATTHGATREQVLDLAAALEARSEHPLAAAILAAVNEVTPATDVQAVTGAGLTGRRDGNTIRLGRPGWLDAGALADAVVRMQQAGATAVLVEDNGQTVGAIAVRDELRPEAAEVVAQLRRDGYHIAMLTGDNHTTAAALAKDVGIDDVHAELRPEDKARLIEELRAQRNTAMVGDGINDAPALATADLGIAMGAMGTDVAIETADVALMGEDLRHLPQAFSHARRARRIMLQNVGLSLALIIVLIPLALLGVLGLAAVVLVHELAEVVVIANGVRAGRAKPLPLAPADQPATAHTAAAPS encoded by the coding sequence ATGAGTAACACCTGCGGTTGCGGCGGAGACGAGGCCGACGTCAGCGAGCAGTCCGAGGAGCAGGCCGAATCCCTGTGGCAGGTTCGGGAACTGCAGTTCGCGGCCGTCGCGGGCGTGTTCCTGCTGGCCGAGTTGATCGCCGGCGGGGCAGGTGCGCCGCCGACGGTCGTGCTCACGTTGGAAGCGCTCGCCTTGGTTGTCGGCGCCTATACCTTTGTGCCGTCCACGCTCAAGCGTCTGGCCAAAGGCAGAATCGGGGTGGGCACGTTGATGACCATCGCCGCTGTGGGCGCGGTGCTCCTCGGCGAAGTCGGCGAAGCCGCGATGCTGGCGTTCCTGTTCTCGATCAGCGAGGGTTTGGAAGAGTATTCGCTGGCCCGCACCCGTCGCGGACTGCGCGCCCTGCTGTCGCTGGTGCCTGACCAGGCCACCGTTCTGCGAGACGACACCGAGATGGTCGTGTCCTCAAGTGAATTGCGTGTCGGCGACCGAATGCTAGTCAAGCCCGGCGAGCGGATCGCCACCGACGGCATCATCCGGAACGGCCGCACCGCGCTGGATGTCTCGGCCATCACTGGTGAGTCGGTGCCCGTGGAAGCCGAACCGGGCCACGAGGTGTTCGCCGGCTCGATCAACGGCACCGGCGTGCTGGAGGTCGAGGTCACCACCACCTCCGAGGACAACTCGCTGGCCCGCATCGTGAAGATTGTGGAGGCCGAACAGTCTCGCAAGGGCGCCTCTCAGCGATTGGCCGACCGCATCGCCAAACCGCTGGTGCCCGGGGTGATGATCGCCGCGGCCCTGATTGCAGTGATCGGCAGCCTGCTCGGCGATCCGGCCGTGTGGATCGAACGTGCTCTGGTGGTACTGGTCGCGGCCTCGCCGTGCGCGTTGGCGATCTCGGTGCCCGTGACCGTGGTCGCCGCGATCGGTGCGGCCAGCAAGCTCGGTGCGCTGGTCAAGGGTGGGGCCGCGCTGGAGGCGCTCGGCGCGGTGCGCGGCGTCGCCCTGGACAAGACCGGCACCCTGACCGCCAATCGGCCCGCTGTCATCGAGGTGGCCACCACCCACGGCGCCACTCGCGAGCAGGTGCTCGATCTGGCCGCAGCGCTGGAAGCGCGCAGTGAACACCCGCTGGCCGCGGCGATCCTGGCCGCCGTCAACGAGGTCACCCCGGCTACTGACGTGCAGGCGGTGACCGGCGCCGGGCTCACCGGCCGCCGCGACGGCAACACGATTCGCCTGGGCCGCCCCGGGTGGCTCGATGCGGGCGCGTTGGCGGATGCCGTGGTACGGATGCAGCAGGCCGGCGCCACCGCCGTGCTCGTCGAAGACAACGGCCAAACAGTCGGCGCGATCGCCGTGCGCGACGAACTCCGTCCCGAGGCGGCCGAGGTCGTCGCCCAGCTGCGCCGCGACGGCTACCACATCGCGATGCTCACCGGCGACAATCACACCACCGCCGCCGCGCTCGCCAAAGATGTCGGTATCGACGATGTGCACGCCGAGCTACGTCCCGAGGACAAGGCGCGGCTCATCGAAGAGCTGCGTGCCCAGCGCAACACAGCCATGGTCGGCGACGGGATCAACGACGCCCCCGCCCTGGCCACCGCCGACCTCGGTATCGCGATGGGGGCGATGGGCACCGACGTAGCCATCGAGACCGCCGACGTGGCATTGATGGGTGAAGACCTGCGCCACCTGCCGCAGGCATTCAGCCACGCCCGCCGCGCCCGACGGATCATGCTGCAAAACGTCGGCCTGTCACTTGCGCTGATCATCGTGTTGATACCGCTGGCGCTGCTCGGTGTGCTCGGTCTGGCCGCCGTCGTGCTGGTCCACGAGCTGGCCGAGGTCGTCGTCATCGCCAACGGTGTGCGCGCCGGCCGCGCCAAGCCCCTGCCCCTTGCACCGGCCGACCAACCAGCAACAGCCCACACAGCAGCGGCGCCTTCATGA
- a CDS encoding ArsR/SmtB family transcription factor, producing MAMTKGRATSPSAADLAPAAALFRGLSDPTRLAILQRLTEGEARVVDLTRVLGTAQSTVSAHLACLRECGLVTGRPEGRQMFYSLTRPELMDLLASAESLLAATGNQVVLCSIYGADATKKATVTKK from the coding sequence ATGGCGATGACAAAAGGACGGGCTACTTCCCCATCGGCCGCGGATCTGGCGCCGGCGGCAGCGCTGTTTCGCGGCCTATCGGATCCCACCCGGTTGGCGATCCTGCAGCGCCTCACCGAAGGGGAGGCCCGGGTGGTGGATCTGACCAGGGTGTTGGGCACTGCGCAGTCGACTGTGTCGGCGCATCTGGCCTGCCTACGCGAGTGCGGCCTGGTCACCGGGCGCCCGGAAGGCCGGCAGATGTTCTACTCCCTGACTCGCCCCGAGCTGATGGATCTGCTCGCGTCGGCGGAATCGCTGCTGGCCGCGACCGGCAACCAGGTGGTGCTGTGCTCTATCTACGGAGCCGATGCGACGAAGAAAGCGACGGTGACCAAGAAATGA
- a CDS encoding ATP-dependent DNA ligase: MKLPVMPPVSPMLAKSVPTIPSGASYEPKWDGLRSICFRDGDEVELGSRNERPLTRYFPELVAAVTAELPERCVIDGEIIIATNHELDFEALQQRIHPADSRVRMLAKQTPASFVAFDLLALGDDDYTGKPFTERRAALVTALADSGPSVHLTPATTDLTTAHRWFEEFEGAGLDGVVAKPLTATYQPDKRVMFKIKHQRTADCVIAGYRVHKASQDAIGSLLLGLYTDDGTLASVGVIGAFPMTKRRQLFTEMQPLITAFDDHPWNWAAHEAGDRTPRKNESSRWNAGKDLSFVPLRPERVVEVRYDHTEGDRFRHTAQFNRWRPDRDPRSCTYAQLEQPVVFRLDDIIPGLGSRA, translated from the coding sequence ATGAAGCTTCCCGTCATGCCGCCGGTCTCGCCAATGCTGGCCAAGTCGGTGCCGACAATCCCCTCTGGTGCCTCCTATGAACCGAAGTGGGACGGCCTCCGATCGATCTGCTTCCGCGACGGCGACGAAGTCGAACTGGGTAGCCGCAACGAGCGGCCCCTGACACGGTACTTCCCCGAACTGGTCGCCGCCGTCACCGCCGAACTGCCCGAGCGTTGCGTGATCGACGGCGAGATCATCATCGCCACCAACCACGAGCTGGATTTCGAAGCACTGCAACAACGCATCCACCCCGCCGATTCGCGAGTACGGATGCTCGCCAAGCAGACCCCTGCGTCCTTCGTAGCGTTCGATCTACTCGCCTTGGGCGACGATGACTACACCGGGAAACCGTTCACCGAGCGGCGCGCCGCACTCGTCACGGCCTTGGCCGACTCCGGGCCCTCGGTTCACCTAACTCCTGCGACGACGGATCTCACGACGGCGCATCGGTGGTTCGAAGAGTTCGAGGGGGCGGGTCTCGATGGCGTCGTCGCCAAGCCCCTGACGGCCACCTATCAACCCGACAAGCGGGTCATGTTCAAGATCAAGCACCAGCGGACCGCCGACTGCGTCATCGCCGGTTACCGGGTGCACAAGGCCAGCCAGGACGCGATCGGCTCCCTGCTGCTCGGGCTCTACACCGACGACGGCACCCTCGCCTCCGTCGGCGTGATCGGCGCGTTCCCGATGACCAAGCGCCGCCAGCTGTTCACCGAAATGCAGCCGCTGATAACCGCATTCGATGACCATCCGTGGAACTGGGCCGCCCACGAAGCCGGTGACCGCACACCCCGCAAGAACGAAAGCTCCCGCTGGAACGCCGGCAAGGATCTCTCGTTCGTCCCGCTGCGACCCGAGAGGGTCGTCGAGGTCCGCTACGACCACACGGAAGGCGACCGGTTCCGCCACACTGCGCAATTCAACCGCTGGCGGCCCGACCGCGACCCACGCTCGTGCACCTACGCCCAACTCGAACAACCAGTTGTCTTCCGGCTCGACGACATCATCCCCGGCCTCGGCTCAAGGGCCTAA
- a CDS encoding tyrosine-type recombinase/integrase, giving the protein MSAEDIRSPQRRQAAATRRAMSPQVQLLSRPDSPHLQAIPADSRFGPAGLARPLWGYDANHAPPSPPEGARGVTMQHLTITELCDVVTERHRTLPPQQLQPMVRGTQALLGVLAQYSGQTWEERWLASGYDAAPRTWIEHDALPHYDHWSPTLKALNALLRVRALRPSYSWLLDSKQRVALGRFLDSNGGPDLERLRTLPAYRDAVPKYQDDAEKALARVMIRTGKNIGQLCGDDLLFYADVVRTSGRQRREHLIWELLVALGPLAEEAPTLRATWSARGNTRQHSAATLVDRYGIPASGVRDLLVGYLEELQPNMDYSSLEGLAYRLARLFWWEILQINPDQKDLAISAEVVTAWRERLAMTLDGRPRREVHSILFAIRGMYRDLAEWSHDDPVRWGVWVAPCPVPRALSRAAAKQKRRQKASMQDRTRMLTPLLPALLAAATAHKDRTATLLQRALTCTHDQEFVIDGFTFLRHCPPLRRDGDARARIWAHLAPGQQRPGWIRGSAERIDVTALEEEGFWGWALVETLRHTGIRIEELLELTQLSLRHYTASTTATLVPLLHIVPSKTDCERLIPMTPELVGVLLEVLRRAKAGKDHVPLSIAYDTNDKVHSEPFPHLFARPLGTRHEVLGRHYVRQILVHLATIAGLTDAGRPVHFTPHDFRRLFATDAVNNGLPLHIAAALLGHLNLDTTRGYTAVFPEQIVTAHQAFIERRRQLRPFEEATVADDDEWADFEEHFLLRRVALGECHRPYGTPCVHEHACTRCRFLRVDPAQLGRINEMTENAEQRLVEAKDRAWLGEVAALEESIKHLRVRQSEAQQRLSHGGNPFAEQRPQ; this is encoded by the coding sequence TTGAGCGCTGAGGACATCCGATCACCGCAACGCCGGCAGGCCGCCGCGACGCGGCGGGCGATGAGCCCACAGGTCCAGCTGCTGTCACGGCCTGATTCACCGCATCTGCAAGCGATCCCAGCAGACAGCCGGTTCGGCCCCGCCGGCCTGGCCCGGCCCCTGTGGGGCTACGACGCCAACCACGCGCCCCCATCACCGCCAGAGGGCGCCCGCGGTGTGACGATGCAGCATCTCACCATCACTGAGTTGTGCGACGTCGTAACCGAGCGCCACCGGACGCTGCCACCCCAGCAGCTTCAGCCGATGGTTCGGGGAACGCAGGCCCTGCTGGGTGTCCTGGCTCAATATTCAGGGCAGACGTGGGAGGAGCGGTGGCTGGCCAGCGGTTACGACGCCGCTCCGCGCACCTGGATCGAGCATGATGCGTTGCCGCACTACGACCATTGGTCACCCACGCTCAAGGCCCTCAATGCGCTACTGCGCGTACGCGCACTGCGGCCGTCCTACAGTTGGCTGTTGGATTCCAAGCAGCGGGTAGCCCTCGGCAGGTTCCTCGACAGCAATGGCGGGCCGGACTTGGAACGGTTGCGTACGCTGCCCGCCTACCGGGACGCGGTGCCCAAATACCAGGACGACGCCGAAAAGGCATTGGCGCGGGTGATGATCCGCACCGGGAAGAACATCGGACAACTGTGCGGCGACGATCTGCTGTTCTACGCCGACGTGGTGCGCACCTCGGGGCGACAGCGCCGCGAACACCTCATCTGGGAGCTGTTGGTCGCCCTGGGCCCCTTGGCCGAGGAGGCGCCTACGCTGCGGGCGACGTGGTCGGCGCGAGGCAACACACGCCAACACAGCGCTGCGACGCTAGTCGATCGATACGGCATCCCCGCCTCAGGAGTGCGCGACCTCCTCGTGGGCTACCTCGAGGAGCTACAGCCCAACATGGACTACAGCTCGCTGGAGGGACTTGCCTACCGCCTGGCCCGATTGTTCTGGTGGGAGATCCTGCAGATCAATCCGGACCAAAAGGACCTGGCGATCTCGGCCGAGGTGGTGACGGCGTGGCGGGAACGGTTGGCGATGACCCTCGACGGCCGCCCGCGACGCGAAGTGCACTCGATCCTGTTCGCCATCCGCGGCATGTACCGCGACCTGGCCGAGTGGTCGCACGACGACCCCGTCCGCTGGGGTGTCTGGGTCGCGCCGTGCCCAGTACCGCGGGCGCTCAGTCGCGCGGCGGCCAAGCAGAAACGCCGCCAGAAGGCCTCCATGCAGGATCGCACCCGCATGCTTACCCCGCTGCTGCCGGCACTCCTGGCTGCGGCTACAGCGCATAAGGACCGCACCGCAACGCTTCTGCAGCGTGCCTTGACCTGCACGCACGACCAGGAATTCGTCATCGACGGCTTCACCTTCCTTCGGCACTGCCCACCCTTGCGGCGCGACGGCGACGCCCGCGCCCGGATTTGGGCGCACCTGGCACCCGGACAGCAGCGGCCGGGATGGATCCGAGGCAGTGCCGAGCGCATCGACGTAACCGCGCTCGAAGAGGAGGGCTTCTGGGGTTGGGCGCTCGTGGAGACACTGCGTCACACCGGCATTCGCATCGAGGAACTTCTTGAACTGACCCAATTATCGCTGCGGCACTACACCGCCTCCACAACGGCCACGCTGGTGCCCTTGCTCCACATCGTGCCGTCCAAGACCGATTGCGAGCGGCTGATCCCGATGACTCCGGAACTGGTCGGAGTGCTGTTGGAGGTTTTGCGCCGCGCCAAGGCCGGCAAGGATCACGTGCCGCTGTCGATCGCCTACGACACCAACGACAAGGTCCACAGCGAACCGTTCCCGCACCTGTTCGCACGCCCTCTGGGTACCCGTCACGAAGTGCTGGGACGGCACTACGTGCGCCAGATTCTGGTCCACCTCGCCACGATCGCCGGGCTCACCGATGCCGGTCGACCGGTGCACTTCACCCCGCACGACTTCCGCCGACTGTTCGCCACCGATGCCGTCAACAACGGTCTGCCGCTGCACATCGCCGCAGCGCTACTCGGACATCTCAACCTCGACACCACCCGCGGCTACACCGCCGTGTTCCCCGAGCAGATCGTCACCGCCCATCAGGCGTTCATCGAACGTCGCCGCCAACTGCGCCCATTCGAGGAGGCGACAGTCGCCGACGACGACGAATGGGCCGATTTCGAAGAGCACTTCCTACTGCGCCGCGTTGCCCTCGGCGAGTGCCACCGCCCCTACGGCACACCCTGCGTCCACGAACACGCGTGTACCCGATGCCGGTTCCTGCGCGTCGACCCCGCCCAGTTGGGCCGCATCAACGAGATGACCGAGAACGCCGAGCAGCGCCTCGTCGAAGCAAAGGACCGAGCATGGCTCGGCGAGGTCGCCGCCCTCGAAGAAAGCATCAAGCATCTGCGCGTCCGCCAATCCGAGGCCCAGCAACGACTTTCACACGGCGGCAACCCGTTCGCCGAGCAGAGACCACAATGA